The genomic window ctttttacatATCGTTTGGTTCAGGAATAAGTTTTtttgggttattcctgggatAGGTACGTGCAACTTTAGGGATAagcgaaaataaaattaattttttgtttggatgataATTGGGTTACTTccgagaataaaaaaaatagtgtttggatagttACGTAGGAACAATAGGAATAAgactaattataattttaaaataataatattttataaaattaattaacatcaaaatatcaattaaataataatttaacaaattaattaattaattaattatgaatactattagataattataaatattaataaattaattaattagaatattaattaattaaccatgagtattgttaattaataaattaactaactataaaaaatttgataaattaacaaattaagttaataaattaattagttaattatttagttagttatattgatcaaaatattaattggttAATCAATGTACataatagttattattatataaacaccataaataattaattttttaattaactaattaattatgagtaataaattaattcacTCAAATAGTtagttaaatatttattataatagtAAATCAAGTGGATAATTATTAATCTatctaattagttaataaaataatatataatatattaattagtaatattttattattaaattagtaaagGTATAAAGAGAAGGAATTATTATTCCACCAAAAAGGCGGAACAACAATTTCACCTTCTTAATGGGTTATTTCAGAATAACCCATTAAGTGAGAGATTAAATAAATCCATTGATTCATTTAGTATTTGGGTGAATTAAGAGATAAAGTGGTCTATTCCTACTTTATCCCGCAACCAAATGCTGTTTAGAGTTTTGAGGTCAATTTTTATCAACACCTTTGGATTTTGGAAAATTCTTGCAGTTCAGATATTGGCCATGCAATGATACCTTActtgaaaacttcaaaaatggTATCAACATTtataccgatcgtccctagagcaagtggtaaaggacttggtggttggtatccgagacccaagttcgaatcctaattgattcacattttcagttaagtttatttctaaatgaaataaacgaaacggatagcgtgctacctatctcgcaaaaaaaaaaaaaaaaaaaaaaaaaaaaacatttatagGTTTATCCTAATTCCTGGGTAGAACCCATCCAAAGTGGAGTATTACTTATCTAGTTCCAAATGCAATTATTATCTCTAATAGCGAAACGACTTGTCCATACATAGAAAACGTGTTGTTCTGGATTTGTTTGCTCATAATTAATAAGTTGCCTTTGTGGAATTGCAATATGATGTGCACTGAGCTTTTGATTTCGTGCAATAAACGGCaccttataaaaaaaaaaacaaagaaaattacataattgtagtgaaaaatattgtaataataaaaatattttgagaagcattaaaaaaatgtagaaaTGATGTAGGCAAACATTGGATGCTGATGCATATGATGTGAAGTAGAATTATttgaattgcaaaaaaaaaaatcaaaggaatTAGATTAACATACTATTCAATTTAACAGTTAGAAAACTATTCGGACACAATTAAACCTATAAATACGTTTTAGCTTATAACTTGATTGCAGTAGAACAATACACAGGCatctacattttatttttctcagcAATTATTCACAAACAAAATCACaaatgtatgtatacatatgatAGTATAAAAATCAATTGAAAGAACAAAATTCACAATTTATACTCTCCGTTATTTCTCATCTCTTGATTCtccgctgctgctgccgccgctgcagttgctgcagctgctgcagcTGTTGCCTCCTTCTCTTCTTAGTCACGTATTCAAACGCCTTAACCAAGCGCTTCCTGAACCTCCCAATATCCAACCTGACGTTCTGCCCGTCCAAGTACACCTTCTTCGTCACCTGCCAGCCCTGCGCGTTGACGCTGTCCGGATCTTTTAATATTGTAGCATTTCTGCTGTACTTCCTGTACAGCGAGCTCTCGCGCGGGAGTATCTTGTAGGCGGCGTACCGCAGCCCGAGCTTCCGCGCGGGCTCGCCGTAGTACATCTCCGCCGCCCAGTCGGTCCCGAGCGGCACGACCTGCACGAACACCGACCGCGGTCTCATGAACAGAAAGTGCGTCATCGCCGCCCCGTGCACGCCCACCATCACGTCGCACGAGTTCAGCGCCCGGTAGATCCTCGCCAGCTCCGTGTCCCGCTGCGGGCTCATCACCTCCACCTCGAAccccaccgcctccgccgcctccaccacctcccgcTCGTTCTCGATCGCCCTCGATCCGTTCCGCGACATTATCACCATCTTCGGAGCCTTCTCATTACTTctgttgttgctgttgctgctgctgctgctgttgctgttgttgcGATGTGATTGTTCGTCGCGGTCGATGGCGCGGACGCGCGGCGCGTAGGCTTCGTCGAGGAGGCGGCGGAAGTCGCTTATACTCTTGTTCGACTTCGTCTTCGCCGCGTCGATCGATAGCTCGTCGTGGATGCGGAGCCCGACGATGGCCTCGGGGAAGCAGTGGGTGCGGCGGTCGCCGGAGAAGTCGATCGGCGGGTAGTCGGAGAGGCGGGAGACGACGTGGCCGTGCTTCGTCATCCACCAGTCGTGGTACTCGAGCATGACGAACACCACCTGCCTGTCGAAATGCTGCGACGTGATGTACAGCGGGATTAGCCCGTCGTTGAACTCGTGGTACACGTTGCCGGTGTACCCGCCGGTGGAGAACACCACCGCGGGGACGCGGTGGACGACGTCGCAGCGGttggcggcggcgacggtgcgGAGGCTGAGCTCGTCGATGGTGCTCATGACGCTGGCCTCCCACTTGCGAGTGTAGGGCCTGATCTTCTCGTCGACGGTCGAAttggaaggagaagaagaaggagatagGAGGAAGATGGAGTTGGAGGCAGCGTGGGTGCGGACGTCGCCGCGCATGAAGCAGACATCGGTGCGGAACGCCGTGCGGTCGCAGCAGATGCTGTCGTTCCTGACGGTCGAGCACGGCGCGGCCCAGCTCTGGTCGTCTTCCCGCGGCCGCATTCGGAATTCTACGTCGTCTGCTCCGAAGGTGTCTGCGCACAACAAAGCAGTTATATTAAATCATAACAATTTGCACGTGTGATGCGTACTTTGACCACTACAACTACAACTCGGTCACGATACGATTGCTTTGTATGAAAATTTCAATCACCGTAAAACTTTTACGGTGTTTTAATCATTTATACTCGGACGGcggaaggagagagaaagaaagagagagagagagcttacaAAAGAAGACGCGAGGGGCGAAGAGGAGGGTGCAGGagatgagggagaagaggaagaggaggcggaggaaggCGGTGTTCGACACCCTCGACCGGTGGTGGCCCACGAAATACGCGTAATCCATCAGGTGGCGCAGGCGATGAGCCTGCTCCACCGGAGGATCTTGAATTTGATGCTTCtgtttctgctgctgctgctgctgctcctccaAATCCTCTTTCCTATGCGGCTGCACATGATAATTCCTATGATGGTGCACCATCTCTCTTAACTTACTATTATTCCTTTCTCCTCCCAAGAAGCCTCTTTTTATTCCACAAGCACTTTTGCTCCAGTGGCTTATGTAATTGTGCTGcaccaaaaagaagaagagagagagtatagAGGAGGGAAAGGATAGTAATAGAAGAAAGAGAGTAGGGGGagagttttttatatatatttttatatatgatttaggGGGGAATTGGATGGagtagaggaagaggagaggaagcGGGGGAGGGAAAGAAACCGTGTTTATTTTCTTTGGTATTAAATGTCTCTCCGAAGGTTCTTTAATTTGGGGAGTGAAGAAGCTATTTTCTTGGACCCGGTCTATGGACCCAAAGCATGAACAGCTAGCACTTAGTAAGCTATTTTCTTAGAGAGCCGCCTaatgttatttttttgagagataggtagcacgctactcgtttcgtttattttatttataaataaacttcactagaaatgtaaatcaactataattcaaacttgagatctcgggtaccaactgcCAATCCCtttatcacttgctctagaaacggtcggtagAGCCGCCTAATATTTTGGTGGCTAATTTAGCAAACGAATATCAATGGATCAGAGTCTCTAGTTCATCTGAAAAGTgcactaataaaataaaataaaataaatttaatcttagTTATTTATTACTCTCTCTAAATAGAGAGGTAGTAGTAATAGTGGTATATATTGTAGCGTGATAAATTCCTGagtgatagtttttttttttaagagagataggtagcacactacccgtttcgtttattttatttagaaataaatttagctggaaacaTGAATtagctaggattcgaacttgaatctcggataccaaccatcaagctctttgccacttgctctaaagACGGTCGGTCCTGAGTAATAGTTTAAAGTGAAAAAGGATGAGTGATAGtttaaagtgaaaaaagaatGACCGGATGATTGAAATTGAgatattgaatatttatttttttcagtatTTCTTTTACCCGAAATTAATGTGTGCTTGGTCCCACTTACAATTCTATTTTGACATACAAATTAATGTGAGTTTGGATTAATGAAAAGTCTAGATGTCTTGCTTGGAGAAAAAGCATCAGGAGattctgagaaaaaaaaaaaagttaaattgaGACTTATTTCTAGAAGAGAAATTgtaaatgatattttaattttttttcagtattcatatttttttcaacattaaactaaaaaaaaaacttcacactacattagaataaaatattctcAATAAAACAATTTTCAATAAATGTTTTTATCTTTTACAAAAGTGACTTTTGGGCCAATATGTAATTTCTCCTCAATAGTTTCAACGGTCCAATTTTTCATacttatttctctctcaaaaaaaaaaaaaagttcatacTATTGCTATTGCCGTCTATAGAACGAGTCAAGACACACAATAAAAACATGGATAAAATTCAAATACGATccatgtgatttcgcactttctcactttaataatttattgtttaaagtatatcattttagtactttgtcgttttatttttttattttcgttaGTCCCTTcgttaactttttattaaatcatatattaaaaagTTCAGATACCCCGtctatagtttatcaaatatttacttcagtgcctttttattttaactttatcactaatttaacgaaaaaaattagtaaaagagataacaaaagaataaaataaaattactgagaacgaaaatgatacactttattattaaattataaaatattaaaataaaaaaaatgaaacgacgtgaatggtatttgaaattttttccaaaaaaaacaTTGTTCGAATTGGTGTGCGGGGTGTTGTTGGCGTGCGGTGTTGGGAAAAGTCAAGAGAGGTGGGTTTACCGGAATTTGGGTTGCAAAGCTGGATTGGGCGGCGTGGTTTTGGTCCCAAAAGGAgttacacttttttttcttttttttttctttttttcaataatgGTCCCAAAAGGGGTTTGAGTGTTGGGTAATGCATACTCTATATGTTTattcctttaaattttttttagtggcAAAAATGTATGGGTAGAGATCCTATTGTTGTATTATAATATTGTGACTTGGTTTCTGTgtattttacttaaaaattttatgtttatttttcatttgtcataaagttaattataatttttttatcttaaaaactCAATTCAGATCGAGAAATGATATTACATATGATATAACCCATAAATCTATATAAGTAGCTAATATTGTTTATAGTTAAGCTGAAGATTcaaaaccttctttttttttcctaaaaagaaAGGAGGGTTCCCAAGAACACTTAAACATGTTTAcagaataattattttatgctTCTTTAGAAAATGATCTactaattttagtttatttcatatatatatatatatatattggacttCTGTgtttgtaaaagtaccaaattattggtgcttgAAAGTTTTAGTCCTTAGATTAAGAAATGTGTGATTAGGATGATAATGCTTCTCTAGAGTTGAATAGGTAGATGATTAAAttgtataatctaacgaataaaaatgattaagaaataaatttagtggcGAAAAACTTACAAACACGAATTGTTTGATGTTTTTACAAATACtatagtcggactatatatatatatatatatagagtccggctactatactatcaatagtaccaagcgtttggtactattgagttttctaccattagatctacctgttgatcattttcatccgttagattatactattaaaccaaccacccactcaaccctaggagaccactatcaatttaaccggggaccactatcatcctaaccgcacattctttcatccaacggccgaaaactcaatagtaccaagagcttcgtactattaatagtatagtagcataattctatatatatatatatatatatatatatatataatcttggTTACGTCATTGTGTTGGCGTTTCATACATTTCATCCTTGCTTAtttgtttattctttttattttgtattttttgatgGAGGGTTGGCGTTTTGTGATTGGCTTAGTCATCGACAGCGGTTTTTTGGACACAAGAATCCGAGGATTGCTTCCGACATTGGAAAGCGCTTCTTCGTATTCTGGAACATTACcagcattcattcattgatttTTCTTGAACGGGGGAATTCCCTGCAACTCCGGTTGCAGCAAACTAGTACAACCTAGCTATATATGCAAGAAGCCGAATGCAAGCCAAAACGGTCGAATACAGTCAGATTTTTTTACAAAACCATAACCAtgtccatatttttttttttcgaatgtAACGTATGGTAAATTATtcggataaaaatatatactaagaTGTCATGTGTACATATAAACTTAAATTAGCGAGAATAAGACATATGTTGCAGctaaaatttttggaaaaactttaaaaaacccccttgtaatttcgtagtttctcactttgcccccccctgtggtttacaatgtatcaatttgcccccctgtagtttcttttttttctttttcttatcaatttcattaattttttttcttaaataagtgataaagttaaaattaaaaggttctaaagtgaatatttaataaatctagataggtatctgaagttttttgtatataatttaatgaaatattaataaaaaagctaccgaaaaaataaaaacaaaaccacagggggacaatttgatacattttaaaccacatggaggcaaagtgagaaactacgaaatcacaggggggggtttgaagttttcccaaaattttataatcctGTTCAAACTTTGcatgtttatattttattcaataaaatttattatctagtaaacataaatataattttaatataaatcttattaaaaaataaatgaaaaatatgatGGAAAATCACTTTACTctcctataatatatatttacaattttttttctagagGGGGAAAACTGTAGAAATAGTTGGATTTTTTATAAAGCCATATTCtcttccatatttttttttttataatttttaggaatatatttcaAATGATAACTTTTAACATCTATATTAGACttcatttataatattttgtaattttttaatatcatttatccAATAATTGACTGGcccaaaattaacaattttaatagcCATGATTAGCCGTTTTCAAATTCAATAATATAAGAAATCTCATAAaatgttaataaaatttttttatttatacaaaacaagatcaatactattattttttgaaaaaaatttattttcatctgttgattttcaattttcttaatCATGacgtaaataatatttaaaaattataaaattcattttctacgtacttttaatattttaaatcaagtttaatggagagAGACGATTTATGATTCGaaagttttaatattgaaaACGATTTGACAGCACGAAAGCCGccatatttttaaaagcacatAATCCAAACTCtttcaatataatattttttgatactattataataataatgttaaTACAAGGCCAAGCAGTCCCATCATTCCCAGCCTTCttgtttgtttattattatataaaaaaattaaaaaagaatttaaatttttttatttatttaaaaaaggcATTACTTACCCACGTGCCCACCCCATTAGCCATAGATAGCCCATAGGCATAGAGTGCCAAAGAGATCTTTTTGAATAAGGTTAATTGCATGAACACCTCTCAACAAacatatcaaataataaatatatttttataaactttaatttttatatttatttttataaaaattttaatatttttaaatatattcatactGTTAAGATCCGTCAggaaaatatagttaatcatcGCTAAAATACTCAACTTTGTTAGTGAATGagatgaattgaccttttttttcttatattatttataacggtagaaaaaaaaaagataactgttaaaaattttatgaggATACATCTACATTATTCACTTTTAGAAGGAATATTATTCAACTTTTGCAAGAATAActatgaaaaattaaactttgtaagaataaaaatgcctcttttgtccttaacctaaaataaattagaaatatcggtgatgataaaaagatatatttgaaagaccaaagatcaaaatattttttgtatctGTTATGACAAGCGCAAAAACGGAAACGAAATCGCGgacacaaaataaataaaccacaagcagaaaataaagagaacacacagatttacgtgaaaaattctttgtaggaaaaaatcacgggcgagggaggagaaaaTTTCACAATCAAAcgaaaaagggaatacaatgttcagAGAGTATAACCAACTTCGATCAATCGCCTCTAGGACAAAAACGACGAGAAATTCttaacgggtttcggatccTCTACGGGCTCGAGTCTGTcagcccgagccctccgctatcCATCACATAtattcatttttccttcacaattttattttccaatttgGTTGTACCGCGAAACTGTCAGCGACTCAAAATTCCGAACTgaagtcgattatcaatttcgagtcacatctaacagtACCCCTAACTTAAaggatggtagaagggtataatTTGAAagtacaaaatagtaatttacaGAAATAATAGGTATTACTAACAGTTCATTAACAAATTTAATTCTAGAAGTATATTGGAAATAAGTTTGaacgtaaaaaaggtattttcaatattagtcttctaaaaaggtaatcagaaagtcgaaaacctTTTatggatatataagcaattgcccatattttttatatagccttttttgagattttatttttctatcactCCAAAATGGTTGTCACTATtaggaagatgatgatgatgatgatgatgatgatgatgatgatgatgttagGGTTTAAATGAGGTGTACCGCATTAATCCCCACCACTCAAAATTTTGTGGTCCATGAGCAACACAAGTTTAGATGCTTTGTTGATCAACCCATTCATCGTACATTGATAGGATTcaaaccccccaaaaaaagacttggtggttggtattcgagacccaagttcgaatcctagttgatttatatttccagctaagtttatttctaagtaAAATAAAGGAAGCGAAtggcatgctatctttctctaaacCAACCACCCCCCCCACCAAAAGGACTCCACaggcattattattatttaaagggtaaacttcaaatacccccctgtggtttcacaacttgcttattttaatatcctgtggtttaaagtgtatcaagttagttcctgtggtttcgcactttctcattttagtatcctgtggtttaaaatgtatcaagttagtacctcgtggtttcattttttttctttttattatccatttcactaatttttttcattaaattagtaacaaaattaaaaactaaagggtactaatatgaatattcgataaacctaggtagggtatctgaagttttttatatataatttaatgagaTATTAACggagtaaaaaaataatcagtgacaaagttaaaactaaagagtactaaaatgaatattcgataaacctgtggtttcgcactttctcactttagtatcctgtgatttaaaatgtatcaagttagtacctcgtggtttcatttcttttctttttattatccatttcactaatttttttcattaaattagtaataaagttaaaaactaaagggtactaatatgaatattcgataaatctaggtggggtatttgaagttttttgtatataatttaacgagaTATTAacggagtaaaaaaaaagtcagtgacaaagttaaaactaaagagtactaaaatgaatattcgataaacctagatagggtatttaaagttttttgtatataatttaacaaaatattaacaaaggagcaaacgaaaagagaaaaataaaaccacagaatactaaattgatgcattttaaactacagaatactaaagtgagaaagtgcgaaacaacaGATTACTAAAttcatacactttaaatcatatgatactaaaatgaaaaaatgtgaaacgagaggaatgatatttgaagttttcccttatttaAAAGAAGATACATATGTTGTGTTTAAGGGCTTATACTAATTCTCCACGGAATTGTGCTTCTCTGCTCAGTTCTCACCCACTCAGACCCAAAAATTGGGTCAATCCACGCATGTTATGCCATCAACTTTCTTAGACCCAAAAATTGGGTCAATCCACTCATTCATGTTATGCCATCAACTTTTGgtcaataataaaagaaaagaatataaaataaaaatatagattaatatgtaaaaatataaagatttttctttttttatatgttagCTTAAATATTAGAATGCTACTGTTGGATCTTATAATAGTACACTTATATATTGTTGATGTGTtgacatatatattatagagtccATTATACCAACAATATAAAGAAAATCTTTTATCTGCGACTCaaaatatttacttaatttgaTAATTATTCAAGCTTTTTAACACGATATTAGAATTTAGTACACTCCTTTAGTTCGAGCATATTAATTCTTTGTCACGCCCTAGGAGGGTCTAACATGTTAATTGAatttgtgttatatatatatgctggtaATGCGTATTTGAACTTATTAAGATTGGGAGATGCTGATCAACTCAGTACTTGAACTCAGAACATCTTCTCACATTTCGATGACAGGATGAATCTCCAACTTTCTTGCAACAAGATCTAAACAAGTGCTCCGACGAAATTTAACGGCGGTGCGGAACTCGTTCGCGGCTTTTACCGCCTAAGTTTAAATGGGTAAACACTCTCTAGACCCTCTTGATTAGGAGAAAATGACTCCAATTATTATGGCATAGGTTGGACCATCAAAATGTCGCAATATGAACTTCACCAACCTGCTCCAACCGTAGCCTGATATTTTAGAATGGGTTGAAACCAAAATTGGATTTGACCTAGTCAGGGTTCAAGATGAGACCTATGTATATCAACACAAGGTTCTCAAAATATTGATCATAGAGAGAGATGTATCACATTATTAACTCTCACACATGGTTTTGTCCTTTGTTAATGTGTCCCAAATCCAACGAAGTTATATCACCTTTTCCTTCGTAAggaaacaaagaagaagaagaattagaTGTTGAGCTACACTGGATAATTTGAAATGATTTTTTGGTAAATAGGagaatagaaaattaaaattaatctttGGAAGGAGCAAATTAATGATGTGATTATTTGTTGACTAGAAACTTCTTGAGGAGCAAGGTGACAATATCTTCAAAGTTCAAAAAAGGAGAGCTTGGTACTCGTTTAATCATGTAGCTTCTAGAAGTAGGTGAGGTTGCTAATGCCATATTTCAACAGTACCTCcaatataattaatttgagatttttttttttttaagaaaggtaaatcttaaaattaactcagccaaaaatataaaataactagtgTTCGAATTTAGAAGCTCAGGTACCGGCCGTCAATCCAAATAATTTCAGAAGTTAATAGGCCAACAAGTTAATCATTTTGCGACACGTTTATCTcattaaaaacttaattaaagtGATTGCTAATTAGGTTAAGCACTTTGTAGAACCTTTCTCATTCACTTATGGTGCACTTTGAAAGATCAAATTGTTACACAACAGTGGAGGGGCATGACTTTTCAATGTTATTTTTAGTTGGTTGTCTCTATCCATTTCTCTAGCTCAGGCAAAGTAGAAGAGGACTTTTCGATGTTGATAGTCGTTATATTTGcgaaagagaagagaggatttttctcttctttcttgcACGCGTGAAGATTCGTTTTATTGTTGGTGATGAGACAAATAACTACTGCTGATGCAGCTGCCACCAGCCGAATTTTAGTTACTGAAATTTAAATAATGTGATTGTTACGTTGGCGCGCGAAGTCAAGACAAAGATAAAGACTTTGAAAGTAGCTCGGGTGTAAAAATCTAGCCTGACCCGAGTTTGGGATTGTGACTTATAATGCTGACCCCATCCAAACCAACACTCGCTCAAATCCATCTCTAATCCTCCTCTTCCACTAGGCTTATATTGTATCAGACATATCCTTTTCAAAATACGCATCTTCTTTATTTAACATGTCATTTTCAAAACACATATCGGTAATAACATGTCATTTTCAAAACACATATCGTTATTACCGCTGGATTATGTCAATCGAATTTGAAAGCGCCATACATTAATAACCAACAATTGAGACTGgagagtagggatgcaaatgcgACGGAT from Ananas comosus cultivar F153 linkage group 23, ASM154086v1, whole genome shotgun sequence includes these protein-coding regions:
- the LOC109728298 gene encoding uncharacterized protein LOC109728298; amino-acid sequence: MVHHHRNYHVQPHRKEDLEEQQQQQQKQKHQIQDPPVEQAHRLRHLMDYAYFVGHHRSRVSNTAFLRLLFLFSLISCTLLFAPRVFFYTFGADDVEFRMRPREDDQSWAAPCSTVRNDSICCDRTAFRTDVCFMRGDVRTHAASNSIFLLSPSSSPSNSTVDEKIRPYTRKWEASVMSTIDELSLRTVAAANRCDVVHRVPAVVFSTGGYTGNVYHEFNDGLIPLYITSQHFDRQVVFVMLEYHDWWMTKHGHVVSRLSDYPPIDFSGDRRTHCFPEAIVGLRIHDELSIDAAKTKSNKSISDFRRLLDEAYAPRVRAIDRDEQSHRNNSNSSSSSNSNNRSNEKAPKMVIMSRNGSRAIENEREVVEAAEAVGFEVEVMSPQRDTELARIYRALNSCDVMVGVHGAAMTHFLFMRPRSVFVQVVPLGTDWAAEMYYGEPARKLGLRYAAYKILPRESSLYRKYSRNATILKDPDSVNAQGWQVTKKVYLDGQNVRLDIGRFRKRLVKAFEYVTKKRRRQQLQQLQQLQRRQQQRRIKR